Proteins from a genomic interval of Equus quagga isolate Etosha38 chromosome 13, UCLA_HA_Equagga_1.0, whole genome shotgun sequence:
- the TEX101 gene encoding testis-expressed protein 101, with the protein MGTRPLQGWLLLFLLGASPLSLAQNLYCHQGVYISIEDDPRHAFNWTTGKVEACDNGSFCQESVLLIKAGNKTAVLASKGCTTEGSPAVTFIQHSPPPGIVTVSYSNYCEESFCNDMEDLLQIWKPERNEVPRVTANLHCPTCVALGTCLNAPSLPCPNDTTRCYQGKLQIIGGGINSPLEVKGCTSVIGCRLMAGVFTVGPMWVKEVCQYPSLIQP; encoded by the exons ATGGGAACCCGTCCTCTCCAGGGTTGGCTGTTGCTCTTTCTCCTGGGAGCCTCCCCCTTGAGCT TGGCACAAAATTTGTATTGTCACCAGGGTGTATACATAAGTATAGAAGATGATCCAAGACATGCATTTAACTGGACCACTGGGAAAGTTGAGGCTTGTGACAATGGGTCATTTTGCCAGGAATCTGTGCTGTTGATTAAAGCag GGAACAAGACAGCAGTTTTGGCCTCTAAGGGCTGCACCACGGAAGGGTCACCGGCAGTGACGTTTATCCAGCACTCTCCACCGCCCGGCATAGTCACAGTCTCCTACAGTAACTACTGTGAGGAGTCCTTTTGCAACGATATGGAGGACTTACTTCAGATATGGAAGCCAGAACGTAACGAAG TTCCCAGGGTGACGGCAAACCTCCACTGCCCAACCTGTGTGGCTTTGGGGACCTGTTTGAatgctccttctcttccctgtcctAATGATACGACTCGATGTTATCAAGGAAAACTTCAGATCATTGGAG GAGGCATCAACTCACCTTTGGAGGTCAAAGGCTGTACATCCGTGATTGGTTGCAGGCTGATGGCTGGGGTCTTTACAGTAGGACCCATGTGGGTGAAGGAAGTATGTCAGTACCCGTCTCTCATTCAGCCCTGA